The Pseudorasbora parva isolate DD20220531a chromosome 16, ASM2467924v1, whole genome shotgun sequence genome includes a region encoding these proteins:
- the LOC137043336 gene encoding cholinesterase-like isoform X2, translating to MMGIHIRSTLPVLAFLFVQPVAGQDELIISTDKGKVRGLRLPVPGGSEYVDAFLGIPYAKPPLDLLRFKRPEPAEVWNGIRGAAQYSNSCVQELDTLYPGFPGAEMWNYNTRISEDCLYLNVWTPSINFQNQAKPLVPVMVWIYGGGFTTGTASLDVYDGRFLSQSQQVVVVSMNYRVGALGFLALPESKSIKGNAGLFDQRLALSWVSKNIAAFGGDPSSVTLFGESAGACSVGHHLLSQGSHGLFTRAILQSGSPNAVWATVEPAQAWNRSLTLAQLLNCPLGLAVDEMEACLRAVEPEKIVSLQFNVVPDPMIISVPFPPTVDGEFLIDMPSVLIQSGRFLKTDVLLGLNRDEGTYFLVYGAPGFGIHNQSLINQDQFLTGITLGLPGFSDIAREAAAFQYTDWTDEQCKSKNREALGWLVGDHYFSCPLLDFARRYVESGGSARLFLFNHRSSVNPWPRWMGVMHGDEIPFVFGIPLNHTFAFSNEESSMSRRIMEHWGNFARSGDPSVEGADWPPFTLEHQQYVTLNTGLSQTLRMLRAQQCKFWDSFLPKLQYVTVSIDEVEFQWKSQFHRWLSYMLDWKNQFNDYASVKKQQCENL from the exons ATGATGGGCATTCACATTAGATCTACTTTGCCAGTTCTGGCTTTTTTGTTCGTCCAACCGGTAGCAGGGCAAGATGAACTGATCATCTCCACTGACAAAGGCAAAGTCAGAGGACTAAGGCTTCCTGTGCCAGGAGGTTCAGAGTACGTGGATGCCTTCCTTGGGATCCCCTATGCCAAGCCTCCATTAGACCTGCTTCGATTCAAACGACCAGAGCCTGCTGAGGTGTGGAATGGGATACGAGGTGCCGCCCAGTACTCCAATTCCTGTGTCCAGGAACTGGATACACTGTACCCAGGATTCCCTGGAGCTGAGATGTGGAATTACAACACAAGGATTAGTGAAGACTGTCTGTACCTCAATGTATGGACTCCCTCAATAAACTTCCAGAACCAAGCCAAACCCTTGGTCCCAGTTATGGTGTGGATCTATGGTGGAGGCTTTACCACAGGTACTGCTTCCCTGGATGTGTACGATGGCCGTTTTCTCAGCCAGTCGCAACAAGTTGTGGTGGTGTCCATGAACTACAGGGTAGGAGCATTGGGTTTCCTAGCTCTACCTGAAAGTAAGAGTATTAAAGGTAATGCTGGTCTATTTGACCAACGCCTGGCTCTAAGCTGGGTGTCAAAAAACATTGCTGCTTTTGGGGGGGATCCATCCTCTGTAACTTTATTTGGGGAGAGTGCTGGTGCTTGCTCTGTGGGACACCATTTGCTTTCGCAGGGCAGCCATGGCCTGTTCACCCGTGCAATTCTCCAGAGTGGCAGTCCCAATGCCGTGTGGGCGACTGTGGAGCCAGCTCAGGCCTGGAACCGTTCTTTGACTCTGGCTCAGCTTCTGAACTGCCCACTTGGACTGGCTGTTGATGAAATGGAGGCTTGCTTAAGAGCAGTTGAACCTGAGAAGATAGTCAGTCTTCAATTCAATGTCGTTCCTGATCCCATGATAATAAGCGTACCCTTTCCGCCAACAGTGGATGGAGAATTTCTAATAGACATGCCTAGTGTCTTAATCCAGTCAGGACGTTTTCTGAAGACAGATGTTCTTTTAGGATTGAACAGAGATGAAGGGACATACTTCCTTGTATATGGTGCACCTGGATTTGGCATCCATAACCAGAGTCTTATCAATCAAGACCAGTTCCTCACAGGTATAACCTTAGGTCTCCCTGGTTTCAGTGACATAGCCAGAGAAGCAGCTGCTTTTCAGTATACTGATTGGACAGATGAGCAGTGCAAGTCAAAAAACAGAGAAGCCCTAGGCTGGTTGGTGGGCGACCACTATTTTTCATGCCCCTTACTGGATTTTGCTCGTAGGTATGTTGAGAGTGGTGGCAGTGCCCGATTGTTCCTCTTTAACCATCGCTCCAGCGTCAACCCCTGGCCTAGATGGATGGGTGTAATGCACGGGGATGAGATCCCATTTGTTTTTGGAATTCCTCTAAACCACACTTTTGCATTCTCAAATGAGGAGTCATCCATGAGTAGGAGGATAATGGAGCATTGGGGCAACTTTGCTCGAAGTGG GGATCCGAGTGTGGAGGGAGCAGATTGGCCGCCATTCACGCTGGAACATCAGCAGTATGTCACGCTTAACACTGGCCTGTCACAAACACTCCGGATGCTCAGGGCCCAGCAGTGCAAGTTCTGGGACAGTTTCCTGCCAAAACTGCAGTATGTCACAG TGAGTATTGATGAAGTGGAGTTCCAGTGGAAGTCTCAGTTCCACCGCTGGCTTTCTTACATGCTGGACTGGAAGAATCAATTTAACGACTATGCCTCTGTCAAAAAGCAACAGTGTGAAAACCTTTAA
- the LOC137043336 gene encoding cholinesterase-like isoform X1 → MYLGSWRLKSLEDTMMGIHIRSTLPVLAFLFVQPVAGQDELIISTDKGKVRGLRLPVPGGSEYVDAFLGIPYAKPPLDLLRFKRPEPAEVWNGIRGAAQYSNSCVQELDTLYPGFPGAEMWNYNTRISEDCLYLNVWTPSINFQNQAKPLVPVMVWIYGGGFTTGTASLDVYDGRFLSQSQQVVVVSMNYRVGALGFLALPESKSIKGNAGLFDQRLALSWVSKNIAAFGGDPSSVTLFGESAGACSVGHHLLSQGSHGLFTRAILQSGSPNAVWATVEPAQAWNRSLTLAQLLNCPLGLAVDEMEACLRAVEPEKIVSLQFNVVPDPMIISVPFPPTVDGEFLIDMPSVLIQSGRFLKTDVLLGLNRDEGTYFLVYGAPGFGIHNQSLINQDQFLTGITLGLPGFSDIAREAAAFQYTDWTDEQCKSKNREALGWLVGDHYFSCPLLDFARRYVESGGSARLFLFNHRSSVNPWPRWMGVMHGDEIPFVFGIPLNHTFAFSNEESSMSRRIMEHWGNFARSGDPSVEGADWPPFTLEHQQYVTLNTGLSQTLRMLRAQQCKFWDSFLPKLQYVTVSIDEVEFQWKSQFHRWLSYMLDWKNQFNDYASVKKQQCENL, encoded by the exons ATGTATTTGGGGTCCTGGAGACTCAAGAG CCTTGAAGACACAATGATGGGCATTCACATTAGATCTACTTTGCCAGTTCTGGCTTTTTTGTTCGTCCAACCGGTAGCAGGGCAAGATGAACTGATCATCTCCACTGACAAAGGCAAAGTCAGAGGACTAAGGCTTCCTGTGCCAGGAGGTTCAGAGTACGTGGATGCCTTCCTTGGGATCCCCTATGCCAAGCCTCCATTAGACCTGCTTCGATTCAAACGACCAGAGCCTGCTGAGGTGTGGAATGGGATACGAGGTGCCGCCCAGTACTCCAATTCCTGTGTCCAGGAACTGGATACACTGTACCCAGGATTCCCTGGAGCTGAGATGTGGAATTACAACACAAGGATTAGTGAAGACTGTCTGTACCTCAATGTATGGACTCCCTCAATAAACTTCCAGAACCAAGCCAAACCCTTGGTCCCAGTTATGGTGTGGATCTATGGTGGAGGCTTTACCACAGGTACTGCTTCCCTGGATGTGTACGATGGCCGTTTTCTCAGCCAGTCGCAACAAGTTGTGGTGGTGTCCATGAACTACAGGGTAGGAGCATTGGGTTTCCTAGCTCTACCTGAAAGTAAGAGTATTAAAGGTAATGCTGGTCTATTTGACCAACGCCTGGCTCTAAGCTGGGTGTCAAAAAACATTGCTGCTTTTGGGGGGGATCCATCCTCTGTAACTTTATTTGGGGAGAGTGCTGGTGCTTGCTCTGTGGGACACCATTTGCTTTCGCAGGGCAGCCATGGCCTGTTCACCCGTGCAATTCTCCAGAGTGGCAGTCCCAATGCCGTGTGGGCGACTGTGGAGCCAGCTCAGGCCTGGAACCGTTCTTTGACTCTGGCTCAGCTTCTGAACTGCCCACTTGGACTGGCTGTTGATGAAATGGAGGCTTGCTTAAGAGCAGTTGAACCTGAGAAGATAGTCAGTCTTCAATTCAATGTCGTTCCTGATCCCATGATAATAAGCGTACCCTTTCCGCCAACAGTGGATGGAGAATTTCTAATAGACATGCCTAGTGTCTTAATCCAGTCAGGACGTTTTCTGAAGACAGATGTTCTTTTAGGATTGAACAGAGATGAAGGGACATACTTCCTTGTATATGGTGCACCTGGATTTGGCATCCATAACCAGAGTCTTATCAATCAAGACCAGTTCCTCACAGGTATAACCTTAGGTCTCCCTGGTTTCAGTGACATAGCCAGAGAAGCAGCTGCTTTTCAGTATACTGATTGGACAGATGAGCAGTGCAAGTCAAAAAACAGAGAAGCCCTAGGCTGGTTGGTGGGCGACCACTATTTTTCATGCCCCTTACTGGATTTTGCTCGTAGGTATGTTGAGAGTGGTGGCAGTGCCCGATTGTTCCTCTTTAACCATCGCTCCAGCGTCAACCCCTGGCCTAGATGGATGGGTGTAATGCACGGGGATGAGATCCCATTTGTTTTTGGAATTCCTCTAAACCACACTTTTGCATTCTCAAATGAGGAGTCATCCATGAGTAGGAGGATAATGGAGCATTGGGGCAACTTTGCTCGAAGTGG GGATCCGAGTGTGGAGGGAGCAGATTGGCCGCCATTCACGCTGGAACATCAGCAGTATGTCACGCTTAACACTGGCCTGTCACAAACACTCCGGATGCTCAGGGCCCAGCAGTGCAAGTTCTGGGACAGTTTCCTGCCAAAACTGCAGTATGTCACAG TGAGTATTGATGAAGTGGAGTTCCAGTGGAAGTCTCAGTTCCACCGCTGGCTTTCTTACATGCTGGACTGGAAGAATCAATTTAACGACTATGCCTCTGTCAAAAAGCAACAGTGTGAAAACCTTTAA